The proteins below come from a single Thalassotalea ponticola genomic window:
- the yceD gene encoding 23S rRNA accumulation protein YceD encodes MNNLKLPVTIDPYKSAQRRLVVEGYFEISRLERLLGEAEKLAEHVDVVINFDVDEQGLIVLSGEASTRVYLTCQRCNEPFEHELKVSFAFSPVKNEEKADELPEHYDAVVLDENGEVNLRDLVEDELLVSIPLIPKHNLEDCGQQADSTWGKLPDTLEKPNPFDVLKNLK; translated from the coding sequence ATGAATAATCTCAAACTTCCGGTAACAATTGATCCATACAAGAGTGCGCAACGTCGCCTCGTCGTTGAGGGTTATTTTGAAATAAGCCGGCTAGAAAGATTGCTTGGTGAAGCTGAAAAGTTAGCTGAGCACGTGGATGTTGTAATAAATTTTGATGTTGATGAGCAAGGTTTGATTGTTCTCAGCGGAGAAGCATCAACCCGAGTTTATTTAACATGTCAGCGTTGTAACGAACCATTTGAACATGAGCTAAAAGTATCATTTGCTTTTTCTCCTGTGAAAAATGAAGAGAAGGCAGATGAACTGCCTGAACATTATGACGCTGTCGTTTTAGATGAAAATGGTGAAGTCAATTTACGCGACTTAGTGGAAGATGAACTACTTGTTTCGATTCCATTAATTCCGAAACACAACCTTGAGGATTGCGGCCAACAAGCCGATTCAACCTGGGGGAAGTTACCGGATACGCTTGAGAAACCGAATCCATTTGATGTTTTAAAGAACCTCAAGTAG
- the rpmF gene encoding 50S ribosomal protein L32 gives MAVQKSKKSRSRRGMRRSHDALTAENLSVDSVSGETHRRHHVTADGFYKGEKVIAK, from the coding sequence ATGGCCGTACAAAAGAGTAAAAAATCTCGTTCAAGACGTGGCATGCGCCGTTCACACGATGCGTTAACTGCAGAAAACTTATCAGTAGATAGCGTATCTGGCGAAACTCACCGTCGTCACCACGTAACAGCCGATGGCTTTTACAAAGGTGAAAAAGTTATCGCTAAATAA
- the plsX gene encoding phosphate acyltransferase PlsX codes for MGGDNGPLITIPAVKMALDSMPSLKLILCGDQTAIQAHLKHHRILSHTRIRIVHTSEQIEMNEKPSVALRSKKDSSMRKAIDLVQQGEADACVSAGNTGALLAIAHYVLKKLPGIERPALVSHLPITNSSRHAVMLDLGANVFVDSTTLFQFAVMGAVIAEQVDQIEQPKVALLNIGEEDIKGSDHIRQAATLLEQADNINYVGFIEGNDIFSGKADVIVCDGFVGNVALKTCEGVAKLVMAKVVKIINEHKFTRFLGFLLNPTLKNIVKRLNPDQYNGASLIGLRGIVIKSHGNATSSAFYNAIKEAVREVERQVPQKINDKLEQTLVKGQK; via the coding sequence ATGGGGGGCGATAATGGCCCCCTTATAACGATCCCCGCTGTAAAAATGGCACTCGACTCGATGCCATCTCTTAAGCTCATCCTTTGCGGTGACCAAACCGCGATTCAAGCCCATTTAAAACACCATCGAATTCTCTCTCATACTCGTATTCGCATCGTTCACACCAGTGAACAAATCGAGATGAACGAAAAACCCAGTGTCGCTTTGCGCAGTAAAAAAGACTCGTCGATGCGAAAAGCCATCGATCTGGTTCAACAAGGTGAAGCCGATGCGTGTGTTAGCGCTGGCAACACGGGTGCTTTGCTCGCCATTGCTCATTACGTGCTAAAAAAATTACCCGGTATAGAGCGCCCGGCATTAGTGTCCCACTTACCAATTACCAACTCATCCCGTCACGCTGTTATGTTGGACTTAGGCGCCAATGTGTTTGTCGATTCGACTACTTTGTTTCAGTTTGCTGTAATGGGGGCGGTTATCGCCGAGCAGGTCGATCAAATTGAACAGCCTAAAGTTGCGTTGTTGAACATTGGTGAAGAAGATATCAAAGGCAGTGATCACATTAGACAAGCGGCTACGCTGCTCGAACAAGCGGATAATATTAATTACGTCGGCTTCATTGAGGGCAATGACATTTTTTCCGGTAAGGCGGATGTTATCGTCTGTGATGGTTTTGTCGGTAATGTGGCGTTGAAAACGTGCGAGGGCGTGGCAAAATTAGTGATGGCGAAAGTGGTAAAAATCATTAACGAGCACAAATTTACCCGTTTTTTGGGGTTTTTACTCAATCCGACGTTAAAAAATATCGTAAAACGCCTGAACCCCGACCAGTATAACGGTGCAAGTTTGATAGGATTACGCGGTATCGTGATTAAAAGTCACGGAAACGCAACCAGTTCAGCTTTTTACAATGCAATTAAAGAAGCGGTAAGAGAAGTTGAAAGACAAGTTCCACAAAAAATTAATGACAAACTGGAACAGACGTTAGTAAAAGGTCAAAAATAA
- a CDS encoding beta-ketoacyl-ACP synthase III, with the protein MYSRIAGTGSYFPEQVRTNADLEKMVDTTDQWITERTGIKERRIAAEHENVAYMGAKAAEKALQMAGLDKQDIDMIVMGTTSNHVDLPSAACFVQKYLDVPNIPAFDVAAACSGFIFSLSVADQYIRSGMAKRILVIGADALSHMCDPDDRATIILFGDAAGAVVLEASDEPGIVSTHLHSDGNYGALLGANSPKRGDPLTEEKAYLYMKGNEVFKFAVTRLSEIVTETLEHNNMDKSDIDWLVPHQANLRIISAAAKKLSLPMSQVVVTLDKYGNTSAATIPTALDEAVRDGRIQRGQTVLMEAFGSGFTWGSALIRF; encoded by the coding sequence ATGTATTCACGAATTGCTGGAACCGGTAGTTACTTTCCGGAGCAAGTAAGAACCAATGCTGATTTAGAAAAGATGGTTGATACTACGGATCAGTGGATTACTGAACGTACTGGAATCAAAGAGCGACGCATTGCCGCTGAACATGAAAATGTCGCGTATATGGGGGCTAAAGCCGCTGAAAAAGCATTGCAAATGGCTGGTCTCGATAAACAAGACATCGACATGATTGTGATGGGCACAACCTCAAATCACGTTGATTTACCAAGCGCGGCATGTTTCGTGCAAAAGTACCTAGACGTACCTAACATACCAGCGTTTGACGTCGCTGCTGCGTGTTCGGGCTTTATTTTTAGTTTGAGCGTAGCCGATCAGTACATTCGATCTGGTATGGCCAAGCGCATTTTGGTGATTGGCGCCGATGCTCTGTCACACATGTGTGACCCTGACGATCGCGCGACCATTATTTTATTTGGTGACGCCGCTGGTGCGGTTGTACTTGAAGCAAGCGACGAACCAGGCATTGTCTCCACTCACTTACATTCGGATGGCAATTACGGGGCGTTACTTGGTGCAAATTCACCAAAACGCGGTGACCCACTGACAGAAGAAAAAGCGTATCTGTACATGAAAGGCAATGAAGTCTTTAAGTTTGCGGTAACTCGACTCAGTGAAATTGTCACCGAAACGCTTGAACACAATAACATGGACAAGTCAGATATCGACTGGCTAGTACCACATCAAGCAAACCTGCGCATTATCTCAGCAGCGGCGAAAAAGTTAAGCTTACCCATGTCACAAGTCGTGGTAACACTCGATAAATATGGCAACACGTCGGCGGCAACCATTCCAACGGCATTAGACGAAGCGGTGCGCGATGGTCGTATTCAACGCGGTCAGACCGTATTAATGGAGGCCTTTGGTAGTGGGTTTACCTGGGGTAGTGCGTTAATTCGTTTTTAA
- the fabD gene encoding ACP S-malonyltransferase — MINNKLAFVFPGQGSQAVGMLADLADNAEVKQTFEQASAALGYDLWDLIQNDSEGKLNQTDYTQPALLCASVAIYRAWQAANGDEPAVLAGHSLGEYSALVCAGVLSLEQAVRLVEKRGQFMQQAVPAGTGAMYAIIGLDDQSIIDACAQAAEQQVVSAVNFNSPGQVVIAGNKEAVERAGALCKDAGAKRALPLPVSVPSHCALMKPAAEQLASEFANVTFNSPTVDVINNVDVATLTDADSIKDALIRQLYSPVRWTETIEKMADMGIETVIEMGPGKVLSGLVKRINKQLNCASVNSAETLTSTLEG, encoded by the coding sequence ATGATCAATAATAAATTGGCGTTTGTGTTTCCAGGTCAGGGATCACAAGCGGTAGGCATGTTGGCAGACTTAGCTGACAACGCCGAAGTAAAACAAACATTTGAACAAGCGTCAGCGGCATTGGGGTACGATCTGTGGGATCTGATCCAAAACGACAGTGAAGGTAAGTTAAATCAAACCGATTACACCCAACCGGCACTACTGTGTGCAAGTGTTGCGATTTATCGCGCATGGCAAGCGGCTAACGGTGATGAACCAGCCGTTTTGGCAGGGCATTCATTAGGTGAGTATTCGGCACTTGTCTGTGCTGGTGTATTGAGCTTAGAACAAGCTGTGCGTTTGGTTGAAAAACGCGGCCAGTTCATGCAACAAGCTGTGCCAGCAGGTACAGGTGCTATGTATGCGATCATCGGTCTTGACGATCAAAGTATCATAGATGCTTGCGCACAAGCGGCTGAGCAACAAGTTGTATCGGCAGTAAACTTTAATTCACCAGGTCAAGTGGTGATTGCCGGTAACAAAGAGGCGGTTGAGCGAGCGGGCGCCTTGTGCAAAGACGCCGGTGCTAAACGCGCATTGCCGTTACCGGTAAGTGTGCCGTCACACTGTGCACTAATGAAGCCGGCGGCGGAGCAATTGGCAAGTGAATTTGCTAATGTGACGTTTAACTCGCCAACCGTTGATGTGATCAATAACGTCGATGTCGCTACATTGACCGATGCCGACAGCATTAAAGATGCGCTTATTCGTCAGTTGTACAGCCCTGTGCGTTGGACCGAAACGATAGAGAAAATGGCCGACATGGGTATTGAAACCGTGATTGAAATGGGCCCAGGCAAAGTATTGTCAGGCTTGGTGAAACGCATTAACAAACAACTTAACTGTGCCTCAGTTAACAGCGCAGAAACTCTAACATCGACATTGGAAGGTTAA
- the fabG gene encoding 3-oxoacyl-ACP reductase FabG yields MMSLFSLQGKVALVTGASRGIGKAIAEQLVAQGAKVIGTATSESGAEAISDYLADNGKGYVLNVTSDESINALFDAVKTDFGNIDILVNNAGITRDNLMMRMKDSEWDDIISTNLNSLFKITKSVMRPMMKARSGRIINIGSVVGSMGNAGQVNYATAKAGLLGFTKSLAKEVASRGITVNAIAPGFIDTDMTKALNDEQRQAISSQVPANRLGQPEEIAATVAFLASDAAGYINGETIHVNGGMYMV; encoded by the coding sequence ATCATGTCTTTATTTTCTTTACAGGGCAAGGTTGCCCTAGTGACGGGCGCAAGCCGCGGTATTGGTAAAGCCATTGCCGAACAATTAGTGGCACAAGGTGCAAAAGTAATCGGTACGGCAACGTCAGAAAGTGGCGCAGAAGCGATTTCAGATTACTTGGCTGACAACGGCAAAGGTTACGTGTTAAACGTCACCAGCGATGAGTCAATCAACGCTTTATTTGACGCGGTTAAAACAGACTTTGGTAACATTGATATTCTGGTCAACAACGCTGGTATCACTCGCGACAACTTAATGATGCGCATGAAAGACAGTGAGTGGGATGACATCATTTCGACCAACTTAAATTCACTGTTTAAAATTACCAAGAGTGTGATGCGCCCAATGATGAAGGCGCGTTCGGGTCGCATTATCAATATTGGTTCCGTGGTTGGTTCTATGGGTAATGCTGGTCAGGTGAATTATGCGACAGCTAAAGCCGGCTTATTGGGCTTTACTAAGTCATTGGCCAAAGAAGTGGCATCTCGCGGTATCACTGTGAACGCCATCGCACCGGGCTTTATCGATACTGATATGACTAAAGCGCTTAACGATGAACAACGTCAAGCTATATCGTCGCAAGTACCGGCAAATCGCTTAGGTCAACCAGAAGAAATTGCAGCGACTGTTGCATTTTTAGCATCAGATGCTGCCGGTTACATTAACGGTGAAACCATTCACGTTAATGGCGGAATGTACATGGTTTAG
- the acpP gene encoding acyl carrier protein: MSTIEERVKKIIVEQLGVKEEECKNEASFVDDLGADSLDTVELVMALEEEFDTEIPDEEAEKITTVQSAIDYVTANS; encoded by the coding sequence ATGAGTACTATTGAAGAACGCGTAAAAAAAATCATCGTAGAACAACTAGGTGTTAAAGAAGAAGAATGTAAGAACGAAGCTTCTTTCGTAGATGATTTAGGTGCTGATTCTCTTGATACAGTTGAACTAGTAATGGCTCTTGAAGAGGAATTCGATACTGAAATCCCTGATGAAGAAGCTGAAAAAATTACAACTGTTCAATCAGCTATCGACTACGTTACAGCGAACAGCTAA
- the fabF gene encoding beta-ketoacyl-ACP synthase II: MRRVVVTGLGMLSPLANDTQSTWQALMAGKSGIGLIDHLDTSDYSTKFAGLVKGFNCEEHSILKKESRKMDLFIQYGIAAGNQALADSGLEVTEQNAGRIGVAVGSGIGGLTLIEEGHKKALQSGVKKLSPFFCPSTILNMISGHLSIMHGLKGPNIAIVTACTTGVHNIGHAARMIAYGDADAMLAGGAEKASTELGIGGFMAARALSTRNDAPEQASRPWDKERDGFVLSDGAGVVMLEEYEHAKARGANIYAELVGFGMSGDAHHITSPPADGSGGAAAMGNALKDAKVAADKVGYINAHGTSTPAGDIAETNGVKSVFGDHAYKLMMGSTKSMTGHMLGAAGSAEAIFTILALHKQEVPPTINLDNPDQGCDLDYVAHTARQASLDYALCNSFGFGGTNGSLLFKKI; encoded by the coding sequence ATGCGTCGTGTCGTTGTAACTGGATTGGGTATGTTAAGCCCATTGGCAAATGATACTCAATCGACTTGGCAAGCCTTGATGGCTGGTAAGAGCGGTATTGGCTTAATCGATCACTTAGATACCAGTGATTACAGCACAAAATTTGCCGGCTTAGTAAAGGGCTTTAATTGCGAAGAGCATTCGATCTTAAAGAAAGAAAGTCGCAAAATGGACTTGTTTATTCAATATGGCATTGCAGCTGGTAATCAAGCCCTAGCGGATTCGGGGTTAGAAGTTACCGAGCAAAACGCGGGCCGTATTGGCGTTGCCGTTGGCTCAGGGATAGGCGGATTAACATTAATTGAAGAAGGGCACAAAAAAGCACTGCAAAGCGGTGTCAAAAAACTGTCACCGTTTTTCTGTCCGTCTACTATCCTCAATATGATCTCCGGTCACCTGTCTATTATGCACGGTCTCAAAGGGCCAAATATAGCGATCGTAACGGCGTGTACAACCGGTGTGCACAATATTGGCCATGCGGCGCGCATGATTGCTTACGGCGATGCGGATGCGATGTTGGCTGGTGGTGCCGAAAAAGCATCAACGGAGCTGGGCATCGGTGGCTTTATGGCTGCACGTGCGTTATCTACTCGCAATGACGCACCTGAGCAAGCGTCTCGTCCTTGGGACAAAGAGCGCGATGGCTTTGTGTTAAGTGATGGCGCGGGCGTTGTAATGCTCGAAGAATACGAGCACGCAAAGGCGCGTGGCGCGAATATCTATGCCGAACTTGTTGGTTTTGGTATGAGCGGTGATGCACATCACATCACTTCACCTCCTGCCGATGGCAGTGGTGGTGCTGCCGCTATGGGCAATGCATTGAAAGACGCTAAGGTTGCGGCGGACAAAGTCGGTTATATCAATGCGCACGGCACATCGACGCCTGCGGGTGATATCGCTGAAACCAACGGCGTTAAATCGGTGTTTGGCGATCATGCGTACAAGTTAATGATGGGGTCGACCAAATCGATGACCGGTCACATGTTAGGCGCCGCGGGTTCGGCAGAGGCTATTTTCACTATTCTCGCCCTGCACAAGCAAGAAGTTCCGCCGACGATTAACTTAGACAACCCCGATCAAGGCTGTGACCTAGATTATGTAGCACACACCGCGCGCCAAGCCAGTCTTGATTACGCTTTGTGTAATTCATTTGGCTTCGGTGGTACAAACGGTTCGTTATTGTTCAAAAAAATCTAG
- the pabC gene encoding aminodeoxychorismate lyase codes for MNFVSVNFQQTALVSVFDRAVSFGDGVFTTGLIYNSRLLMHDAHLERLQRSVQQLQLGDIDWRAVAEEIALAAEHQEYGVLKVIISAGTSKRGYARDTSARPTVIVQTSNYPQHYGHWRTEGIRMATAKTQLGINPLLAKIKHLNRLEQVLIRQELEQRAVDELLVTDINGVVIECSSANVFWRENGIWYTPKIVHAGVEGLIRQRLLRHLNAQQVTVEAQHLSAIDAMFICNSVLGVAPVIELNGKKLGPEQALVSQLNQWLME; via the coding sequence ATGAACTTTGTCTCCGTTAATTTTCAGCAAACGGCGTTAGTTAGCGTATTTGATCGCGCTGTATCGTTTGGCGATGGGGTGTTTACCACCGGCTTGATCTACAACAGTCGTCTACTAATGCACGATGCACACCTTGAACGGTTACAGCGCAGCGTGCAGCAGTTGCAATTGGGTGATATCGATTGGCGCGCGGTTGCTGAGGAAATAGCCCTCGCGGCCGAGCACCAAGAATACGGGGTACTAAAAGTTATTATCAGTGCGGGTACGTCGAAGCGCGGTTATGCCCGCGATACCAGTGCTAGGCCGACTGTTATCGTACAAACCTCAAACTATCCTCAACACTACGGCCACTGGCGCACCGAGGGTATTCGTATGGCAACCGCCAAAACCCAGCTTGGCATCAATCCGTTACTTGCCAAAATTAAGCATTTAAATCGACTGGAACAGGTGTTGATTCGACAGGAACTTGAGCAGCGTGCGGTTGACGAGTTATTAGTTACGGATATAAACGGCGTTGTTATCGAGTGTTCAAGTGCCAATGTGTTTTGGCGAGAAAACGGTATTTGGTATACACCAAAAATCGTTCACGCAGGGGTAGAGGGCTTGATCAGGCAGCGTTTACTCAGACATCTTAACGCACAACAGGTGACGGTCGAAGCGCAACACCTCAGCGCCATCGATGCGATGTTTATATGCAATAGTGTGCTTGGCGTCGCCCCTGTTATTGAGTTAAATGGTAAAAAACTGGGACCAGAGCAAGCACTGGTTTCACAGTTAAATCAATGGTTGATGGAATAA
- the mltG gene encoding endolytic transglycosylase MltG, translated as MRLRLFFSALALLVVASGGVFHYVSSALQAPLQLTQSSLYTVDRGQTYHAVINDMQQRGWINSTLPFRIYAKVFADRTRIKSGTYQLSRNDNMVHLLAMMRDGREAQFKITFVEGSTFGQWLQQLQASEHITQSIGSMSHKQILQLLSSEFDHPEGLFFPDTYQYTAATKDIDILRQAHTRMLNVLNASWQQRVDGLPYKTAYEALIMASLIEKETAKVSEQPLIASVFVSRLKKGMRLQTDPTIIYGLGDRYTGDITYANLREKTAYNTYRIDGLPPTPIAMPGESAIQASVKPAQSDYLYFVSKGNGEHYFSKTLQEHNRAVDKYIRGKK; from the coding sequence ATGCGGTTACGGTTATTTTTTAGTGCCTTAGCACTCCTTGTTGTCGCATCAGGCGGCGTGTTTCACTACGTCAGCTCCGCGTTGCAGGCTCCTTTGCAATTGACCCAGAGCTCACTGTACACCGTTGACAGAGGACAAACCTATCACGCTGTGATCAACGATATGCAGCAACGAGGTTGGATTAACTCAACCTTGCCTTTTCGAATTTATGCCAAAGTGTTTGCCGATCGCACGCGTATTAAATCGGGTACCTATCAGCTAAGTCGCAATGACAATATGGTGCATCTGTTGGCAATGATGAGAGATGGGCGGGAAGCGCAATTTAAAATTACCTTTGTTGAAGGTTCTACCTTTGGTCAATGGCTACAACAATTGCAAGCCAGTGAACACATTACCCAATCTATAGGGAGCATGAGCCACAAGCAAATTTTACAGCTATTGAGCTCTGAGTTCGACCACCCCGAAGGCCTGTTTTTTCCCGATACCTATCAATACACGGCCGCCACCAAAGATATCGATATTCTGCGCCAAGCACATACCAGAATGCTCAATGTGCTCAATGCCAGTTGGCAACAGCGCGTTGATGGCTTGCCGTATAAAACGGCTTATGAGGCTTTAATCATGGCGTCGCTGATCGAAAAAGAAACCGCTAAAGTGAGTGAGCAGCCATTAATTGCGTCTGTTTTCGTATCGCGCTTAAAAAAGGGCATGCGCTTGCAAACCGACCCGACCATCATTTATGGCTTAGGAGATCGCTACACCGGTGATATCACCTATGCAAACTTGCGAGAAAAAACGGCGTATAACACTTATCGCATAGACGGCTTGCCCCCAACACCCATCGCCATGCCGGGGGAGTCAGCGATACAAGCGAGTGTTAAACCCGCACAAAGTGATTACTTGTACTTTGTCAGTAAAGGCAACGGCGAACACTACTTTTCAAAAACGCTGCAAGAGCACAACCGAGCAGTCGACAAATACATTAGAGGGAAAAAATAA
- the tmk gene encoding dTMP kinase yields MRQGKFIVVEGIEGAGKSSAIAVVEEALRAKQIDYIKTREPGGTDLAEKLRDLVKQPSDEKLTKECELFLMYASRSQLLANKILPALDQGIWVIGDRHDLSSRAYQGGGRQFDDQLIDTIAKITMGDFKPDLTLYLDIDPEIGLQRAAARGALDRIEQEKIDFFHRVRDKYVELAKRDEHIVHIDASQTMTQVHADIRQALATHLPTLGSL; encoded by the coding sequence ATGAGGCAAGGTAAGTTTATTGTTGTCGAAGGTATTGAAGGCGCCGGTAAATCGTCTGCGATTGCCGTTGTTGAAGAGGCGTTGCGCGCCAAGCAAATCGACTATATCAAAACCCGAGAGCCTGGTGGTACCGATTTAGCAGAAAAATTACGCGATCTCGTTAAGCAACCCAGTGACGAGAAATTGACTAAAGAATGCGAGCTGTTTTTGATGTACGCCAGTCGCTCGCAACTGTTAGCGAATAAAATTTTGCCCGCGCTTGACCAAGGTATTTGGGTGATAGGCGATCGACACGACTTGTCTTCTCGTGCGTATCAAGGTGGCGGTCGTCAGTTCGACGATCAGCTCATTGATACTATTGCAAAAATTACTATGGGGGATTTTAAGCCGGATCTCACGCTATACCTAGATATTGACCCTGAGATCGGCTTACAGCGAGCGGCCGCACGCGGCGCCTTAGATCGCATTGAACAGGAAAAAATCGACTTTTTTCATCGCGTACGCGATAAGTACGTTGAGTTAGCAAAGCGTGATGAGCACATAGTTCACATTGATGCGAGTCAAACAATGACACAAGTTCACGCGGATATTCGTCAAGCGTTAGCGACCCATTTGCCAACATTAGGTTCATTGTAA
- the holB gene encoding DNA polymerase III subunit delta' — MTTQSDDFVWLHSSKQALLDKRQRGLLAHALLFYGSYGAGQWPLAQWLAHQLLCDSPAVNGSACGQCKSCRLLAAQSHPDIVIIDNDDKVVGVDAVRQGCQFLEKTAQLGGNKVVVINRAEHMTEAASNALLKTLEEPTNNSYLLLVCNDTEQLLATITSRCAKVAIKPPRGADLAAIATNKQAVHAFSTVAEISELTDDATFAQKCGLWQSLIQFIENADNGDELVEQMLASEHGMRWLLSAFESLYRYYSGWSEALDNSPLGACTQYLDGQRSYRCLQLVMQANRKLKTLTQANKVFILEELTVDLAEQLRTAS, encoded by the coding sequence ATGACAACACAAAGTGACGACTTTGTTTGGTTGCACAGCAGCAAACAGGCATTACTTGACAAACGTCAGCGCGGCTTGTTGGCGCATGCGTTATTGTTTTACGGTAGCTATGGGGCAGGGCAATGGCCGTTGGCTCAGTGGTTAGCGCATCAGTTATTGTGCGACTCGCCAGCTGTCAATGGCAGTGCGTGTGGACAATGTAAGTCATGTCGTTTACTTGCCGCTCAATCTCACCCCGATATTGTCATTATCGATAACGACGATAAAGTCGTCGGTGTTGACGCTGTGCGTCAAGGGTGTCAGTTTTTGGAAAAAACGGCGCAACTCGGTGGTAATAAAGTGGTGGTCATTAACCGCGCGGAACATATGACAGAAGCAGCTTCCAATGCGCTGTTAAAAACACTCGAAGAGCCGACCAATAACAGTTACTTGCTGTTGGTGTGCAACGACACCGAGCAATTATTGGCAACCATTACCTCGCGATGCGCAAAAGTTGCCATAAAGCCACCACGAGGGGCTGACTTGGCAGCAATAGCCACCAACAAGCAAGCGGTGCATGCCTTTAGTACCGTAGCCGAGATAAGTGAATTAACCGATGACGCAACATTTGCACAAAAATGTGGATTATGGCAATCTTTAATTCAGTTTATCGAAAACGCTGATAACGGCGACGAATTGGTAGAGCAGATGCTTGCCAGTGAGCATGGCATGCGTTGGTTGTTATCCGCATTTGAAAGTCTATACCGCTACTACAGTGGTTGGTCTGAGGCATTGGATAACAGTCCATTGGGCGCCTGTACGCAGTACTTAGACGGTCAGCGAAGTTACCGGTGTTTGCAGCTGGTTATGCAAGCGAACCGCAAGTTAAAGACATTAACTCAGGCTAATAAAGTATTTATATTAGAAGAGCTTACGGTTGATTTAGCCGAACAATTACGGACCGCATCATAG
- a CDS encoding PilZ domain-containing protein — translation MNKFVLNYKSERELYMAYMPFVKQGGLFIKTAEQLDLDAPVQLSITLPGELEPVALEASVCWVNPYGAQNGTDPGVGVAFVNDEHNVRNQIESKLGRMLNSKDPTYTM, via the coding sequence ATGAATAAATTTGTATTGAATTACAAGAGCGAACGCGAGCTGTATATGGCCTACATGCCATTTGTTAAGCAAGGCGGTTTGTTTATCAAAACGGCAGAACAACTGGACTTGGACGCGCCAGTACAGTTGAGCATTACCTTACCTGGTGAGCTTGAACCGGTTGCGTTAGAAGCCAGCGTGTGTTGGGTAAACCCATATGGTGCCCAAAATGGAACGGATCCCGGTGTTGGTGTGGCGTTTGTTAATGACGAGCACAACGTGCGTAACCAAATTGAGTCAAAATTGGGGCGTATGTTAAATTCTAAAGACCCAACCTATACCATGTAG
- a CDS encoding TatD family hydrolase — MYIDSHCHLDRLDLSDFDGSLDNVVNAAGQAGVQQMLCVSVTLDDFQMMADKTQPYANVDISCGVHPLNQQDAVDEQRLFELASNDRVIAVGETGLDYFYAPETKDIQRDAFIKHIRVARRLNKPLIIHTRDAQDDTLTIMREHKAHEVGGVLHCFTESWEMAEQAIAMGFYISFSGIVTFKNAAALRHVASKVPDDRFLIETDSPYLAPVPHRGKQNQPAYVVEVANMLADVRGQDLEQIAKLSSDNYRRLFGK, encoded by the coding sequence GTGTATATAGATTCTCATTGTCACCTCGATCGACTCGATCTTAGCGATTTTGACGGTAGCCTTGATAACGTCGTCAATGCAGCAGGGCAGGCTGGTGTTCAGCAAATGTTGTGTGTATCTGTGACATTAGATGATTTTCAAATGATGGCAGATAAAACCCAACCTTATGCCAATGTCGACATATCTTGCGGTGTTCACCCATTAAATCAACAAGACGCCGTTGATGAACAGAGGTTGTTTGAACTTGCCAGCAATGATCGAGTTATCGCCGTCGGTGAGACTGGCTTGGATTATTTCTACGCGCCAGAAACCAAAGACATACAACGCGATGCGTTTATCAAACACATCCGAGTTGCTCGACGACTAAACAAGCCGTTGATCATCCACACGCGAGATGCCCAGGACGACACCTTGACCATTATGCGCGAACACAAGGCACACGAGGTTGGTGGTGTTTTGCATTGTTTTACCGAATCTTGGGAAATGGCCGAGCAGGCAATCGCTATGGGTTTTTATATTTCTTTTTCCGGTATCGTGACCTTTAAAAATGCTGCAGCTTTGCGTCATGTCGCCAGCAAAGTCCCCGACGATCGCTTTTTGATCGAAACCGATTCGCCTTATTTAGCACCGGTGCCACATCGCGGAAAACAAAATCAACCAGCATACGTGGTCGAAGTTGCCAATATGTTGGCCGATGTGCGCGGTCAAGACCTAGAGCAGATTGCCAAACTTAGCAGTGACAATTATCGTCGATTGTTTGGCAAATAA